From Alteromonas australica, one genomic window encodes:
- a CDS encoding class 1 fructose-bisphosphatase, protein MKRLNSQLQKDGAPLELILLIRTLLAGCKEISFRVSQGALAGVLGSTLSENVQGETQKKLDVISNHILKDTLRESGYVKAISSEEEDDVVPCNPEGKYLVSFDPLDGSSNTEINSLIGTIFSITHAPQWMEPEDPSAFLQPGTQIVAAGYVLYGPSTMLALTTGRGTHIYTLDKTHGGFLLTHPNIQVPEQTTEFSINASNQRHWEPSMQAYIADLLAGKDGPRGKNFNMRWVAAMVGDIHRLLCRGGIFMYPFDNRDPSKPGKLRLLYEANPMAFLMEQAGGKAETGEGRILEVMPEEIHQRVPCIIGSKDEVETCLSYATKSE, encoded by the coding sequence ATGAAACGTTTAAATTCCCAATTGCAAAAAGACGGTGCACCCCTTGAGTTGATTCTGCTCATTCGTACCTTATTAGCTGGTTGTAAAGAGATATCTTTCCGCGTAAGCCAGGGCGCACTGGCTGGCGTGCTTGGCTCTACACTATCTGAAAATGTACAGGGCGAAACACAAAAGAAGCTCGACGTAATCTCAAACCATATTTTAAAAGATACACTTCGAGAATCTGGGTATGTAAAAGCCATTTCATCAGAAGAAGAGGACGATGTAGTACCTTGTAATCCAGAAGGTAAATACCTCGTTAGTTTCGACCCTTTAGATGGCTCATCGAATACCGAAATTAACAGCTTAATCGGTACTATATTTTCAATTACCCATGCACCGCAATGGATGGAGCCTGAAGACCCATCAGCGTTTTTACAGCCGGGAACGCAAATAGTTGCAGCAGGGTATGTGCTTTATGGCCCATCAACAATGTTGGCGCTAACTACAGGCAGAGGCACACATATTTACACCTTGGATAAAACTCACGGTGGCTTTTTATTAACTCACCCTAATATTCAAGTGCCCGAGCAAACGACTGAGTTTTCAATTAATGCCTCTAATCAACGCCATTGGGAACCATCAATGCAAGCGTATATTGCCGACCTGCTAGCGGGCAAAGACGGGCCAAGGGGCAAAAACTTCAATATGCGTTGGGTCGCCGCGATGGTAGGAGATATTCATCGTTTATTGTGTCGCGGCGGTATCTTCATGTACCCCTTCGACAACCGCGACCCATCCAAACCGGGTAAATTACGCTTGCTGTATGAAGCAAACCCAATGGCCTTTCTCATGGAGCAGGCCGGCGGTAAAGCGGAAACGGGAGAAGGCCGTATTCTAGAGGTTATGCCTGAAGAAATTCATCAACGTGTGCCTTGCATTATTGGCTCTAAAGATGAAGTAGAAACGTGCTTGAGCTACGCAACAAAGAGCGAGTAA
- the mpl gene encoding UDP-N-acetylmuramate:L-alanyl-gamma-D-glutamyl-meso-diaminopimelate ligase — MHVHILGICGSFMGGIAAIAKSLGHKVTGSDANVYPPMSTQLEALGIMLTEGYDEAQFSPAPDIVVIGNAMSRGNPAVEYVLNRNLPYTSGPQWLLDNLLKDRWVIGIAGTHGKTTTSSMVAWILEHAGLKPGYLIGGVPENFGVSARVGDCPFFVIEADEYDSAFFDKRSKFVHYRPKTLVINNLEFDHADIFADLSAIQTQFHHLVRMVPENGLILTPNHTPSIEDTLKKGCWSSRQALGKEWAAELINQDGSEFYVVHNGCQVGSVKWSLLGQHNVDNALMAIASAHHAGVTLPDAIDALSHFKNVKRRMEIKGFVDGITVYDDFAHHPTAIATTLDGLRKKVGHARILAVLEPRSNTMKMGVHKDTLAGAWHQADEVFLFEPSDMDWSLSLAVAHSETPTHCFNNIENIVQALVDTAQDGDHILVMSNGGFGGIHSQILSALSAREQKA; from the coding sequence ATGCATGTACATATTTTAGGCATTTGTGGCAGCTTTATGGGCGGTATTGCTGCTATAGCAAAATCCCTTGGCCACAAGGTAACAGGGTCTGATGCTAATGTTTACCCTCCCATGAGCACACAGTTGGAAGCGCTGGGTATCATGCTTACCGAGGGCTACGATGAAGCGCAATTTTCGCCAGCTCCAGATATTGTGGTTATTGGGAATGCTATGTCACGTGGTAACCCTGCCGTAGAGTACGTCCTTAACCGCAATCTACCCTACACAAGTGGCCCGCAGTGGTTATTAGACAATTTATTAAAAGACAGATGGGTAATCGGTATTGCAGGCACACATGGCAAAACCACCACCAGCAGCATGGTAGCGTGGATCCTCGAGCACGCTGGTTTGAAGCCCGGCTATTTAATCGGGGGGGTGCCAGAAAACTTTGGCGTATCTGCTCGGGTTGGTGACTGTCCATTTTTTGTCATTGAGGCAGATGAATACGACAGTGCGTTTTTCGACAAACGCTCTAAATTTGTGCACTATCGCCCCAAAACGTTAGTGATTAACAATTTAGAATTTGACCATGCTGACATTTTTGCCGACCTTTCTGCTATTCAAACTCAGTTTCATCACTTAGTGAGAATGGTGCCAGAAAACGGCCTAATTCTTACTCCTAATCATACCCCATCAATAGAAGACACCTTGAAAAAAGGGTGCTGGTCATCAAGACAAGCACTGGGTAAAGAGTGGGCTGCAGAGCTGATTAACCAAGACGGAAGTGAGTTTTACGTTGTACATAATGGGTGTCAGGTTGGCTCTGTGAAATGGTCGCTATTAGGTCAACATAATGTAGATAATGCACTCATGGCGATTGCAAGTGCACATCATGCGGGGGTCACCTTGCCTGATGCCATTGACGCGCTGTCCCATTTTAAAAACGTAAAACGCAGAATGGAAATTAAAGGGTTTGTGGACGGAATTACCGTATACGACGATTTTGCTCACCACCCTACCGCCATTGCGACCACATTAGATGGCTTGCGAAAAAAAGTGGGACACGCACGTATTTTGGCTGTATTAGAACCTCGCTCCAATACAATGAAGATGGGTGTCCATAAAGATACGCTTGCTGGCGCATGGCACCAAGCTGATGAGGTTTTCCTATTTGAACCTAGCGATATGGATTGGTCTTTATCGTTAGCGGTCGCCCATAGCGAGACACCCACACATTGCTTCAATAACATCGAAAATATTGTGCAAGCGCTCGTGGATACCGCGCAAGATGGTGACCATATTCTGGTCATGAGCAATGGCGGATTTGGTGGCATTCACAGTCAAATTTTAAGCGCCTTGAGCGCGCGGGAACAAAAGGCATAA
- a CDS encoding DUF3299 domain-containing protein, with protein MRNLRVKFIVVLSTLLLALACKGAAAETVLEVYWEDLVPEGFNELAPPSVQHNGEMSQLQPDAPVVDAYDGKRVKIPGFVVPLEGTETLTTEFLLVPYFGACIHVPPPPSNQIVYVKFEKGIPIDNIYDAIWVTGTLSTDGWQGDIASVGYRLSGESIEMF; from the coding sequence ATGCGAAACCTTAGGGTAAAATTTATTGTTGTGCTTAGCACCCTATTGCTGGCCTTAGCGTGCAAAGGAGCGGCGGCTGAAACTGTATTAGAAGTATATTGGGAAGACTTGGTCCCCGAAGGCTTTAATGAGTTAGCACCACCTTCTGTCCAACACAACGGGGAAATGAGCCAACTGCAACCAGATGCGCCAGTGGTCGACGCTTATGATGGTAAGCGAGTGAAAATCCCAGGCTTCGTCGTGCCACTTGAGGGGACTGAGACACTCACTACCGAGTTTTTACTAGTGCCTTACTTTGGTGCCTGCATACATGTACCACCCCCGCCTTCGAATCAAATTGTTTACGTAAAATTTGAAAAGGGTATACCTATCGATAATATTTATGACGCTATTTGGGTGACAGGCACACTGTCAACGGATGGTTGGCAAGGTGATATTGCCTCTGTCGGCTATCGTCTATCGGGTGAATCGATAGAAATGTTTTAA
- a CDS encoding Hsp70 family protein, translating into MTAIGIDYGTSNSEVVYFDGATHQHIKLDPQDKKGNKIRSSVFIYFDDELPPPPDAMVEAKVAQLKRALNEKIDKAKQGYYSASDPKEQSLYSDRIDSLRAEFHNKPSLQRKAIQQLMHAMSLDEIPLLRLVEYGKFAFGEEGFRRFLKTPNKGRLIYSPKNFLGASLDSDQKHAFIGIIAKQLAYFKRCAEEQLNRHVSTAVIGRPVKFHGTRGEEGNAQAIQIMTEAARLAGFSGVNFLDEPIAAAYKIERTLPKDTTTLIVDIGGGTTDICCIKLSPKRTNQLDRSQDLLSVTGRRLGGMDCDKGLLLKAVAPDMGMGLKMINGLPVPPTYFSDMCAVDNIPALTRFFSDDYGLDISQTMSVTREPAQLERLLTVQEEKLSARVVNSVRMAKELLSSKSTITLPLHYIEEGFDVNISQEMLKIALKPWLDKVKKLVVECLDKSPEKPEMVMITGGMSLSPIVVDALYEALLTGLPRLENDAFNSVCEGLAIQAAKHEFDSHTG; encoded by the coding sequence ATGACTGCGATTGGGATTGATTACGGCACATCAAATTCTGAAGTTGTGTATTTTGATGGTGCTACCCATCAGCATATAAAACTTGACCCACAAGACAAGAAGGGCAACAAAATACGCTCTTCAGTATTCATCTATTTCGATGATGAACTCCCCCCGCCGCCTGACGCTATGGTTGAAGCAAAAGTGGCTCAGCTCAAACGTGCGCTGAACGAAAAAATTGATAAGGCGAAGCAAGGGTACTATTCGGCGAGCGATCCTAAAGAGCAGTCATTATACAGCGATAGAATAGACTCCCTGCGGGCCGAATTTCACAACAAGCCTTCATTGCAGCGCAAAGCCATTCAACAACTAATGCATGCCATGTCGTTAGACGAAATTCCACTATTGCGGTTAGTAGAATATGGTAAGTTTGCGTTTGGTGAAGAAGGCTTTCGTCGCTTTTTAAAAACGCCCAATAAAGGTCGTCTTATCTATTCACCAAAAAACTTTCTAGGGGCGTCGCTAGACAGCGATCAAAAACACGCTTTTATTGGCATTATTGCGAAGCAACTTGCCTATTTTAAACGTTGTGCAGAAGAGCAGCTTAATCGCCATGTTTCTACAGCAGTGATAGGTAGACCCGTTAAGTTTCATGGTACACGGGGAGAAGAAGGCAACGCTCAGGCCATTCAGATAATGACAGAAGCAGCTAGGTTAGCAGGTTTTTCGGGAGTTAATTTTCTCGATGAGCCAATAGCTGCTGCGTACAAAATAGAGCGTACACTTCCAAAAGACACGACTACGCTTATTGTAGATATTGGCGGCGGTACAACAGATATTTGTTGTATTAAATTATCTCCCAAGCGAACAAATCAGCTAGATCGTAGCCAAGACTTATTGTCTGTTACTGGCCGTAGACTAGGTGGAATGGATTGCGACAAGGGCTTACTGCTGAAAGCGGTAGCCCCTGACATGGGCATGGGGCTTAAAATGATAAACGGCTTACCTGTTCCCCCGACGTATTTTTCTGATATGTGCGCGGTTGATAACATACCGGCGCTTACACGATTCTTCTCAGACGACTATGGGCTGGATATTTCACAGACCATGTCTGTTACAAGAGAGCCTGCTCAGCTTGAGCGTCTCTTGACTGTTCAAGAAGAAAAACTATCTGCTCGCGTAGTCAACTCTGTGCGTATGGCGAAGGAATTGCTATCGTCAAAGTCAACGATCACCCTGCCATTACACTACATAGAAGAAGGTTTTGATGTCAATATTAGCCAGGAAATGCTGAAAATAGCGCTAAAACCTTGGTTAGACAAAGTTAAAAAACTTGTGGTTGAGTGTTTAGATAAAAGCCCTGAAAAGCCAGAGATGGTTATGATTACAGGTGGGATGAGCTTGTCACCAATTGTTGTGGATGCGTTATACGAAGCATTATTAACGGGCCTGCCTAGGCTAGAGAATGACGCCTTTAACTCTGTTTGTGAAGGGTTAGCGATACAAGCTGCAAAGCACGAATTTGACAGCCACACTGGCTAA
- a CDS encoding phosphatase PAP2 family protein — protein MNLKSLTKYDTDLFYFIYRLTVKRDCRSIIWLSKTGDGYLYFVIGMLLWAFEPEHGELFLYTALMAYALELPIYVLLKKMFKRPRPCDFLMNLTAHVTPSDKFSLPSGHTAAAWLMASIVAHYYPPFAVLAYCWALLIGLSRVLLGVHYPSDVVAGTLLGITIASLSISILG, from the coding sequence ATGAACTTAAAATCCTTGACCAAATACGATACAGATCTTTTTTATTTCATTTACCGGCTAACGGTGAAAAGAGACTGTCGCAGCATTATCTGGTTATCTAAAACCGGCGACGGATACCTTTATTTTGTGATCGGCATGCTACTTTGGGCCTTTGAACCCGAGCATGGCGAGCTATTCCTCTATACCGCGCTGATGGCATATGCGTTGGAACTTCCTATCTATGTGCTGCTTAAGAAAATGTTCAAGCGACCACGCCCCTGTGATTTTCTAATGAATTTAACAGCACATGTCACTCCCTCAGATAAGTTCTCTTTGCCGTCAGGACACACGGCAGCCGCATGGCTTATGGCCAGTATAGTGGCGCACTATTATCCGCCCTTTGCCGTATTGGCCTATTGCTGGGCCTTACTGATAGGGCTATCAAGAGTACTGCTTGGTGTTCACTATCCTTCTGATGTGGTAGCGGGAACCTTACTTGGTATCACTATTGCGTCGTTGAGTATTTCCATTCTGGGGTAA
- the ppa gene encoding inorganic diphosphatase gives MSLSAVSAGKNLPDEVNVIIEIPAHADPVKYEVDKDTGAMFVDRFMATCMHYPTNYGYVNNTLSEDGDPVDVLVMTPFPLLAGSVIKCRPVGVLNMTDESGKDAKILAVPVDKLSTIYRDVHEIADVPPLLLKQIEHFFEHYKDLEPGKWVKIDGWEDAAAAKAEIVSSVERFEAE, from the coding sequence ATGAGCTTAAGTGCTGTTTCTGCTGGCAAGAACTTGCCTGATGAAGTGAATGTAATCATTGAGATCCCAGCTCACGCTGATCCAGTGAAATACGAAGTAGATAAAGACACGGGCGCGATGTTTGTAGACCGCTTTATGGCCACGTGCATGCACTACCCAACTAACTACGGTTATGTGAACAACACATTGTCAGAAGATGGTGATCCGGTTGACGTGCTTGTTATGACGCCATTCCCTCTACTAGCTGGCTCTGTGATTAAGTGCCGCCCTGTAGGCGTACTGAACATGACGGATGAGTCTGGTAAAGACGCAAAAATACTTGCAGTACCGGTGGATAAGCTTTCTACAATTTACCGTGATGTCCATGAAATTGCAGATGTACCTCCACTACTTCTTAAGCAAATCGAGCACTTCTTTGAGCACTATAAAGATTTAGAGCCTGGAAAGTGGGTTAAAATTGACGGCTGGGAAGATGCGGCCGCTGCAAAAGCTGAAATTGTCTCAAGTGTTGAGCGATTCGAAGCAGAATAA
- a CDS encoding flavin prenyltransferase UbiX has protein sequence MKHDKQVTLAITGASGAPYALTLLQSLVKADYEVFVLISSAAKVVFATEENVKIPSRPSDAAAFFSEQCGAKEGQIQVFGKEEWFSPVASGSAAPRKMVVCPCSTGTLSSIAIGASDNLIERAADVVLKERGQLILVPREMPLSSIHLENMLKLSQMGATIMPAAPGFYHNPKTIDDLVDFVVARILDHLGIEQSLVARWGYQSKHHQ, from the coding sequence ATGAAGCACGATAAGCAAGTGACACTTGCGATAACAGGCGCCTCCGGTGCACCCTATGCACTCACCTTGTTGCAATCTTTGGTAAAAGCCGACTATGAGGTATTTGTACTGATATCGTCTGCAGCCAAAGTGGTGTTTGCCACAGAAGAAAACGTAAAAATCCCCTCGCGCCCCAGCGATGCTGCTGCGTTTTTTAGTGAGCAATGCGGTGCAAAAGAAGGGCAGATTCAGGTTTTTGGAAAAGAGGAATGGTTTTCGCCAGTGGCCTCTGGCTCAGCAGCACCACGCAAAATGGTTGTGTGTCCATGCTCAACAGGTACCCTTTCATCCATTGCCATCGGTGCCAGTGACAATCTTATTGAGCGTGCCGCAGATGTAGTGTTAAAAGAACGCGGGCAACTTATTTTGGTGCCAAGAGAAATGCCACTGTCCTCTATCCATCTGGAAAATATGTTAAAACTGTCACAAATGGGTGCCACAATAATGCCTGCGGCACCCGGGTTTTACCACAACCCAAAGACCATAGATGATTTGGTCGACTTTGTTGTGGCAAGAATTCTCGACCACCTCGGTATTGAGCAATCCCTCGTTGCACGCTGGGGCTACCAATCTAAACACCATCAATAG
- the rraA gene encoding ribonuclease E activity regulator RraA, with protein sequence MDYNTSELCDLFADSVDVVDPIFVSYGGRYSFGGEVTTIKCFEDRGLIDRVLAQPGAGKVLLIDGGGSVRRALIDATSAQIAIDNDWEGIVCYGSVREVDTLADLDIGVLAVAAIPVNAESESIGDVDVPVNFGGVTFLPEDHLYADSTGVILSPEPLDLE encoded by the coding sequence ATGGATTACAACACTTCTGAATTATGCGATTTATTTGCCGATAGTGTCGATGTTGTCGACCCCATATTTGTAAGCTATGGCGGCCGCTACTCTTTCGGTGGTGAAGTAACCACGATTAAGTGCTTTGAAGACAGAGGGTTAATTGATAGGGTGCTGGCCCAGCCTGGTGCAGGAAAAGTATTACTGATTGACGGAGGAGGCTCGGTTCGTCGCGCGCTTATTGATGCAACGTCTGCGCAAATTGCCATAGATAACGACTGGGAAGGGATAGTGTGTTACGGCAGTGTGCGTGAAGTTGATACCTTAGCTGATTTAGACATTGGTGTTCTCGCAGTAGCGGCCATTCCGGTTAATGCTGAAAGTGAAAGTATTGGTGATGTTGATGTACCCGTGAACTTTGGCGGGGTAACTTTTTTACCAGAAGATCACCTATACGCCGATAGTACTGGTGTCATTTTGTCGCCAGAACCGCTTGATTTAGAATGA
- a CDS encoding acyl-CoA thioesterase, with amino-acid sequence MNDETPLLTSFDVRFCETDALQHVSNTALVAWFEAAREPIFRIFTPSLDLKNWPLILASYKVDFLGQIFYGKPVTVKTFISRLGTSSFDVFQELWQDEKLCAKGVTTMVHFDYANQRSAPISPDIKQALMVHFKDTK; translated from the coding sequence ATGAATGATGAAACACCATTGCTGACGTCTTTTGACGTTCGTTTTTGTGAAACAGACGCCTTGCAACATGTCAGTAATACCGCTTTAGTCGCGTGGTTTGAAGCCGCAAGAGAACCTATTTTCCGTATATTCACCCCCTCCCTCGATCTAAAGAACTGGCCGTTAATACTTGCAAGTTATAAAGTCGATTTTTTAGGGCAAATTTTTTACGGTAAGCCCGTTACCGTAAAGACCTTTATTAGTCGCCTGGGTACGAGTTCATTCGATGTGTTTCAAGAATTATGGCAAGACGAAAAGTTATGCGCTAAGGGCGTAACAACCATGGTGCATTTTGATTATGCAAATCAACGTTCAGCCCCTATCTCTCCCGATATTAAACAAGCATTAATGGTGCATTTCAAAGATACCAAATAA
- a CDS encoding S1/P1 nuclease, which produces MSAFERTFFAVTLFVSTTLLSSSPALGWGQTGHRVTGAIAEKYLSPLSQAALKDLFPRGSLAQASTYADEMRSDPSTFWRKTASPWHYVTVPEGQNYVNVGAPDEGDAVTALSHFKSVLLNDASTAEEKRLALRFIVHIIGDLHQPLHAGNGTDRGGNDEKLQFFWHDSNLHRVWDSEMLDQRKMSYTEWTEQLNRQITPQNIRQWASVDPFVWIQESIEIRDTIYPEEGAELSYDYLYNHLPIATERLQMAGIRIAMYLNHIFDSEHNNAS; this is translated from the coding sequence ATGTCAGCGTTCGAAAGAACTTTTTTCGCTGTGACGCTTTTCGTGTCTACCACTCTACTTTCAAGTTCACCCGCACTGGGCTGGGGTCAAACCGGTCACCGTGTGACAGGCGCTATTGCGGAAAAATATTTAAGCCCGCTCTCTCAAGCCGCCCTAAAAGACCTGTTCCCTCGTGGTTCTTTAGCTCAAGCGTCAACGTATGCCGATGAAATGCGTTCAGACCCAAGTACGTTTTGGCGCAAAACGGCTTCTCCATGGCATTATGTCACCGTACCTGAGGGTCAAAACTACGTTAACGTAGGTGCCCCAGATGAAGGCGATGCGGTTACAGCGCTCTCACATTTTAAAAGTGTGCTTTTGAATGATGCCTCTACCGCAGAGGAAAAGCGTTTGGCATTGCGTTTTATCGTGCACATTATTGGTGATTTGCACCAACCTTTACATGCGGGGAATGGTACTGACAGAGGCGGCAACGACGAAAAATTGCAATTCTTCTGGCACGATTCCAACTTGCACCGCGTATGGGACTCCGAAATGCTAGATCAGCGCAAAATGTCTTATACAGAGTGGACAGAGCAACTGAATCGTCAAATTACACCACAAAATATTCGTCAGTGGGCGTCTGTCGACCCATTCGTATGGATTCAAGAAAGCATTGAAATTCGCGACACCATATACCCTGAAGAGGGGGCCGAACTATCCTACGATTATCTTTACAATCATTTGCCTATTGCCACCGAACGTTTGCAAATGGCGGGGATTCGTATTGCCATGTATTTAAATCATATATTTGATAGCGAACACAATAACGCATCATAA
- a CDS encoding MJ1255/VC2487 family glycosyltransferase — translation MKLLYGVQGTGNGHIARARIMAAALSQRSDIDVDFVFTGRAPDKYFDMDVFGQYQTLTGLSFVTKRGRVDRWATLRQANVSQFIKDVRHFDASGYDLLVNDFEPVTAWAAKRQNIPSISISHQAAFAYDVPKSGDTLVDKVLMKNFAPTDIQLGVHWYHFNQPIIPPFVADKPASMPGKGHILVYLPFEDVADIQQMLEPISDQVFQCFHPNISEIKEAGHIQWNPTSKQHFQRALQHCSGVIANGGFELSSEALQLGKKLLIKPLHGQFEQLSNVLTLNKLDLCQTLFQLDTDIVEEWLEAPDIEAIAFPDNPDVLIDWLKKGDWKDTQTLCNELWQNVHYGDKTQERLLALAF, via the coding sequence ATGAAATTATTGTATGGCGTGCAAGGTACCGGCAACGGGCATATTGCACGAGCACGAATTATGGCGGCTGCCCTTTCGCAGCGTTCAGATATTGACGTTGATTTTGTTTTTACCGGCCGCGCGCCCGATAAATACTTTGATATGGATGTGTTTGGACAGTACCAAACGCTTACAGGGCTAAGCTTTGTTACAAAACGAGGGCGCGTGGATCGCTGGGCGACGTTACGCCAAGCGAACGTCAGCCAGTTCATCAAAGATGTGAGGCATTTTGATGCCTCAGGTTACGACTTATTAGTTAACGACTTTGAGCCGGTAACAGCATGGGCGGCTAAACGTCAAAATATTCCCTCCATATCAATTAGTCACCAAGCGGCGTTTGCCTACGATGTACCAAAATCTGGTGATACCCTTGTTGACAAAGTTCTCATGAAAAACTTCGCCCCTACCGACATTCAGTTGGGTGTGCACTGGTATCATTTTAATCAACCCATTATTCCGCCATTTGTGGCAGACAAACCCGCTTCTATGCCCGGAAAAGGTCATATTCTCGTGTATTTGCCCTTTGAGGATGTGGCTGATATACAACAAATGTTAGAGCCTATTAGCGATCAAGTTTTTCAGTGTTTTCACCCCAATATCAGCGAAATCAAAGAAGCAGGACATATCCAATGGAATCCCACGTCTAAGCAGCATTTTCAGCGGGCATTGCAGCATTGTAGTGGTGTCATCGCAAACGGGGGCTTCGAACTTTCAAGCGAAGCATTGCAACTAGGTAAAAAGTTGCTTATCAAGCCACTACATGGGCAATTTGAGCAATTATCAAACGTGCTCACGTTGAATAAACTCGACCTTTGCCAAACCTTATTTCAATTAGATACTGATATTGTTGAAGAATGGCTAGAAGCACCAGACATCGAAGCTATTGCCTTTCCAGACAATCCTGACGTTCTTATCGATTGGCTCAAAAAAGGGGATTGGAAAGACACACAAACTTTATGCAACGAACTTTGGCAAAACGTGCATTATGGCGATAAAACCCAAGAACGCTTATTGGCTCTTGCATTTTAA